A region of the Drosophila subpulchrella strain 33 F10 #4 breed RU33 chromosome 3L, RU_Dsub_v1.1 Primary Assembly, whole genome shotgun sequence genome:
ATAACTGAAGAAAAATGGGTCGCCTTTTCCAATACAATCGCTTTGGCGCCACGGATAACATCAACAAGAACATCAGCAAAAAGGATACTCAGCATAAGAACAAGATGGTAAGTCTCCAAGATCCTTGTGTACTAGTTTTAAACGCCTTGAAACATTTATGGTTTTTCGTTGGGATATCTCAAGTCCCATTTCGAAACCTCTTAAGATTTTTACACTAAAGGAATTGGTATAATTTCTGAGTTATAAGGATACTTGTTCCCCAGTCAGTTTAGATTTGTTTAGCTCGTATGACTTGCAAAAGCAAAGATTCGTTATCATCTAAGACTTTTAAAGGTTAGTCTAAAGATTTGTTATCTTTTAAAGGTTAGTCCTAAGCCGTTTTGGTCCTTAAAGATCCTTTCTTAAGAAATTTCTTTGTGAACATCGTTCATAACCGTGGATCTATACACCTAGTAGGTATTACCTTAAGTATGGCTAGTTTGTTGTTAACAGTTTTAAAATCTGATGGTAAATACtaaattaatatttcataAAACCTTTAAGTATATACACTCTAAGATCAATTTCTCGCCATGACTCAATCCATCTTCATAAATATCCATGCCCTTGATGACTCAAGCTGTTCTGGGCTTTGTAGAATCTAACAGTCTATGCCCATTTCACACTCCCCACACACCATCGAAATATCTCTGTAGCCGACCCACGCACACTTAGCACTATCTACAGTGAACTCCCCGCTGAATCGACCAGCTGAGGGGCGGAAAGGGGGGCATGGCCAAATTCAAAACACGAACGacaacaattaaaatgatttAGTGTCACAGATACCAGAGACAACAACACCGCCACACAAAGCCAGAAACAACAAACATCGACAGCGCAGCATAATAAACTCGACTGTCGACGtaaatcagtggaacactaAATCACATAGGGCCAAATAAATATGATTTGCATAAAAACTAAATCAAAGTATATATGCAAACAGAGGGCGTTCTTAAAAAAGGGGCCATATTATGCGACCTAAGCTGCGCGTAAATCTGAattcaaataaatcaaattgtAAATGCAGCCTGATTTCTGGCGATAAGTAGAGCAAACAGCGAAGCCCGTTTTGGGAATTGAAATCAAAACATATGTCGGTCCCATAAAGATAGTGATTGATTTGACAAAATGCATTTCTATATGCAAACAAAGCGCATATGTTATTTGTTTTGGATGCGAGATAAGCACTAACTAGGCTTTATCGTCTGGCCGCGATGCCTGAAAGGCGATAGGCCCGATAGCTTAATTAAGACAAACTACCTTTCCCGGCTACCTGAATGCAAAGTCAACTTTCCTTAAGTCCACAGCTACTTTGCTTTACTAATCTCCTTATTTGACTTGGTATCCGTAGATGCTGCACAGagatacacagatacacaGATACAGAGCTATAACAATGCTCCGACATTTGAGCagcatttatcaaaatatttgtttaaaagaACCACGACGAACCGAGAAAAGTTTGTAATTTTAAACTGAATGACAGTTTGCGTTTTTGCCTCCTTCTTTTATGCCGACCTCTGCATTTTTCATCCACTCATTTTTCACTGGAATTGACACCCATCGCCTTCTGTTTCTCGACTCTTTGGATTCCCTTTTTGTTTTGATCTATGAAAATCTGTCTTCCTCAccttttattcaatttttgtgTGGATTTGGTGTAGGTGTTGGTTGTTTTGGCTCCCAAAAGGATTGTCTTTTGAAATGGCCTGTCTGGGTGTGGCCGCAACGGGAGTTCTTTTACCAAGAAGTCTCGAGTCCTACAAAAGAGTTCTTCAAACTGAAAGGGGCCAGAATGCGCCCTCTTACGAATAAGAAATATCCCTTGGATCTCTGGGTATAAATCGCTCGACACCTCTCCGAAAACCCCACCGCTTCCGTTATCAAAATCTATTACCAGACACAGACTGTTTACAGAGCCAACTGAACTGGCTGTGCTGACAAACGATTTCAATTAGCCGCTTCGCAACAGATAAAAGGCATCTCGCCTATCGCGGGTCAAAGATACAAAACGGAATCGTCACGAACTGCAGAACCGACACATAGATACATTAGTATGTACTGAAAGACCAGAACTAATAAAATTGTCACACAACTGGTGGTTCTGACTGAAATGACCAGACCATATGCTGTCTGTTTGGTAGGGATGGTCTGAGGAAGGAGGGAACTGCAACCATATTGCTAGATTAAAATCGGAGACAATTAAGACGGCGAAGATAAAATCGACTTTGCAGCGTTCTTATTAAAGTGAACTGCGCTTATGAAGTGTTTATGAACAAGAGATTATTATTGTTCGGATGAGTATTTGACTACATTTTATTGGGCTGgcacatttttaattaattaatgaaAGGGAAACTCTTTATAACAAACATTTGTCAGAGAAGTAATATGACCCATCTTCATTAaagataattaaataaaaaaacgtcgaatttaaaacatatttgaataatataaaaccaacCATCTATCATACATTTAATAAGGCACACATTTGattaattaaaatgataaACTTGGGCATTTAATGTCTTAGACTAATGATGCTTAGTTGCCTACCCatcttatttaaatttggacCTTCTCTTACGgcttttaattataataatcaTGCAAAACATCGAGATAATATCATGATGCTTGTCCATAAATATGGAAAGAATTCAAAGATCACTTTCCGCACAAACTTTGTTGAACAGACAATGGATCCGAGCGATTTGTGCTGGGGAAATCAGGCTGAAAGCATTTTCCTCCTCGTGTGGCTTATGATGCCATGCTCTGGTGCCTTCGACGCCCTGCCTAAGTGGATTTCCTCGACTGCAGAGATCCCGTGATGGGCCTCATAATTCTCGATGAGATGCAGCTAAAATAGAATCAACTGCTGGCGACGATTAGCAGCAATGAGCTGAGGCATTTAAATTCTAAGGCATTTTAATGCACTTTTCCCCAAGAACTCTGGGCTCCCTTTCAAGGCCAGTGATTAATGTTTATTTGGCCGTTCGTGTTCTACACATGtatttacatatatgtacTTCCAGGCAGACTCTTTGATTTTTCGGGGGCCCCTAGAGAGACAGGCAGCTCTAAGGATAGAAAATTAATTGCACCGCTTTTAAGTGCATTTAATTAGGAATTTCCAAGCAGACGCCTTGTTCACTAAGCCAAAGATTTATTGGGGAAACTGCAATCTGCAGGCTGCACAAATTGatgagcataattaaatagcTGGCGACTGTGAATCCCATTCGACTTGCATGCATTGTAATTTATGCTCCATATTTTGCCCAACTCCAACTCCGTCGCCCTGGGTAAACAACAATTTCACTTATTTTCATGCCGTCTGCCGCCTCGACCATCAACTGTCTGCATTGTTATTTTTACGCTCGACTCAATATAAATTTTCGCCCCTCTACGTTTTGTTCGCCACATGCCACGCCATGAAAATGTAATGCAAATATGCAAAAAAGCTTTCAACGGGATCCGAACGGCCCTCAACCCTCTCTATATATCTACACTTTTTTCTGCCCCATTCCCCCTTAAAACTCATCTGACTACAAATagtttttggttttggctTAGTCTGGCCATCAGCCGGGAACCCAGAACGGAGCACCGAGAACCTAGCCAACATCATCGTTATCACCAGCCCGTTGTCCGTGTTTGAGTTTCATATGGCTTCCGACCAAGGATTTGTGTGCATTAGACGACTAGACTCGTGGAAAACTATTTGCAAGCCCAGTTACTAGACTTCCCTCCACACACTTTCCTCTGGCGAACTAGAGTTCTGGAAAAAGTTGTTAGAGTCTCTAATTAAATTGTTCACCATCTCTCAAAGTGATAAATTCCAAGAGTTCATTGCCTGTTCCtcaaaggaaaaaaaaaaacttgagATTAATCTCTTGAACAACCCACGCACAAGAGAAGAAACCCCAATGAGATATGCCcataaaatgcaattaaaatttcaaCAATTTTCATTTGCATTTAATAAGCCCATTAAAATGGGTTTTTAAACACGCATAAAACACACGGTTGAAAAGAAACAACTCAATTCGTTTCacatttcaataattttttatatgaCCCAATTTTTTACACCTATAAAaatgccacaaaaaaaaaacaaggggaAGCCATAAAAAAGCCAATGCCACATGCCACATGTGTCTAAACAAAGGATTTACCAGCCAAAGGCAAAGCtaattgtaataaaaaaaaatttacaaaacaCACCAAAAAGCTGAAACTATAAACATTTTTCCTggcatataaaactaaattagtGAGAAAATCATTTTACGAGCCCCAAAAACGAACTCGTTTAACCAACTAAAAGAAAAACTGACTGAAAAGCCGTATTTTTTCAGGGGGGAGTTTGGGGGGAAAATGTGCGCGGGacgtgttttaaaaaatgtcataaaCTACTCGTAAGTCCATGTATCTCTGACATTTTGAAAGCCCCGACACGTGTGTCCGTGCTGGGATCACTTTGAGTTTCTTTTGGTGTGGCATAAAACTGTCAAATTAGCTGGAACTAAAAGCGAGATGACTACAAAATATTCAGAAATGCTCGACTAATGGCCCGGAGCCAAATGAAATATTACTAATTTCGATAGGAAAATGTctaaaagaatttttaaaaatttcattgATATTGTAGGAAGTGCATTTTTTGGAGTGGGCGGTCGAGTATTTAGAGGGAAGGAGTCTTGTTTTGGCAGCACAGCTGCTTTGGCAATTGGCCCAATTTGTGAGCGGATAAGTAGCCGGTTAGCGTTATTGCGGTTGCAATTTAAAAGCCACCAGTAACCACTTTTCGAGGTGGAAAGTTGTGGGTTGCCTCGAGTATGATGGGGTGgtggttttgtttttcaagACCCTTCGGCAGCTGCTTGATTTTCCAGAGGTTGCTCAAAAATTCAGGCATATGTCGGTGGGTGCCTCAAGTGGCGCACAAAGGAAACATTTCAATAAATTCATCGACTCACTCCGGGCACTTCAACTAATTTCCCCCCTTCTAAATGCacaataaatgaaaatttaacaaCTGTTTTTATAAGGCCAAGAGGGAGAAGAAGAGCAAAGGGTCTATCCATTCGGTCTACCTACCTTCTTGTCTGTCAGCTGTCGAAGGTGCCTCGATTCGGTTACCTGCGTTTTTTATTGTAACACATTTTGATTACGAAAATATGCTAACACCTCGCAGGCCAAACAAAGAGCTCTTTGGCCAAGAATGGAAGGCCTGCAGTCCCGGGGCGCTGTTTCAACATCAATTAGAGCTCAACCTTTCCGCAGGGCAGGATCGGAATCTATAAACCAATTGGAGCGGGGGTTAGACCTATGATTATTGCATTAGCACGAACACCATCAAAAAGAACAGGGCCAACACGCCAACACCTTTGGGCCACTACTTCTACCGACTGCTGGATTTTATTTCGGGTCCAATTTTCTTTGGGCCCTATTATCATTGAAATTACGGTTCCTTTTCTTTGGCCGGACTTGTGCTGGCCCTGCCTTGCATAAATTAAAACTCATGTAGCTGCCAAGAATCGTAGCCATTAAACGCTTGTTGGCCCATTGTGTTTGATTTAAGCCGATAAAAGGTACACTTTTGAGGCATTTCACGCCGCTTTTCCACCGCCGAACAACTTTCAACAGATTTATGCGCTGCGTGGCCACATCAAAGAAAAACTCTTTTTTCCATGGCTCGTTGGCCACGAATTAACGGCCAACTGACCAAGATGTagcaaacaattttttttttgggggggccCCTCCATGTTTGCTCACATATAAACAAGATTTTCCATTGGAAATGCAAATCGATGGGATGGCCTGCAACGGAAGTCTGCACTTCCTTTGTTTGCGTACCCAAACctctaatttattgaatgtGTTGAATTATAAAGTCCCTAACCCCCAACCCCAGCCACTCGCCATCGAATTCAATTTCGTAATCCCACTTCGAGCTCTACCTGGTCGTCAGAGTTCCATTGTGTCCTGCACTGCGATTCAATCGATTGCTCAttattttgccatttttcctacgagtgtgtgtgcgtgccaAAGAGTGCCGAGAATTCACGGATCACAATGCACAATACCGAGGGGTGTATCTGGATGAAGGAGAGTGCTATTGCAGCCAGAATTACGGGGAAGCTGAAGAGATCGAAGCAGGGGGTGGCATCCCAATCCATAACCAAGGGTCCAAGCCAGTAGACATTATAGGCCATCTCCAAAGCCGAGCAATTCAGGTTCTCAATGTTTTCAAAATCGTACTTCCTTGCTTGAGCAGACATGTCTTCTAATTAAGTCTATAAGAAAATGGTTTATTACATATAAAAGTAGTATTTACCAAGGTCTCACCTTATTACAAGCGGTAAACCTTATGCATAAGTGTAATGATATGATAGTATAtcgttttaaaatatattgattttGACATTTCTAGCCTTAACTActtagtttattttaaaaaaaattttcaaccAAGTAAAGTGTTAAATTATCCCACCTAAAAGTGAGaggtatttaaatatttttaaagcaaaagTAGGTGTTGGAAAAAGCCCACAAGCAACAACCCTCGACAGGAGCTGCATGTGAATATTTTATAAGCGAAATGAAAGGCAAATACGAGCAGGAAAAACAACGGACTGGCAAATTGTACAACAATGAACAAGTAGAGCGAGCGCATTACAAGGATATCACAGCAGCAGTGACCCAAAAGCATTAGCAAAAGCAGTCCTCGGGTTTTGAGAAGGGAGTTGGAATGGGTATGGCtatgggtatgggtatgggAATGTAACTGAGAATGGGATTGGCCTAACAACAAAGGCGAAAGCAGAACAAAGCCAGGATAATGGGATGGCAGTGTGTGTTATCTCCGTGGCTGTTGCATAACAGCGTCCTTCGAGTGAAATGGGAAACCACGAGGTAGATAAGATTTATAGGGACAGGCCCCTGACACTTTCTACAAATTTCCTGACCaaaactaacaaaaaaaaatccatcTTGTTTGCTTTCGCCCGACAGCTACGCAATGCCATCAAATGTCCCGGCTACTCGGACatctatggtcagtacaataAGGACTCGGCCTTCGAGAAGTGCGGACAATGGAGCAACAAGCTGCAATTCTCAGCCGCCGGCGATATGGATAAACAAGAACCGATCCAGAGTCGCACGCACAAGGTCTACGACAGCATGAAGAATTTCCTGCACCGCAAACTGTTTGCACAGCCCTCGCAAAAGGAGCAGACCTTGAACGAAGAAGCCACCAGCGACTACGATGAGGTGTGTATGATATGATATTAacaatatttcatttaaaaatgttataccCAGAACTAAAAATTTAAGAACTGGAACCaaaccgaattatgtaaatgACTATTTTGAAATGTGGAACCATTTTGGGTACAATATTGTGGTGATCCCGTAATTGTTACCATAACTTTAGGAACCCTTTCCTTGGATTAgtatattaattggttttctCCTTTCTTTTTAGCAGGACCTTCTCGAATCCTCGTACCATGCCGACGCggaggaagaggaggaggaaCGCGATGCGGATTGCAGCTGCAGCTCCACTGGGGAAAGTACCACCAGCAGTAGCCCAACCACGCCCAAAAGATCACCCCAAAAGTCTCTACTCTCCCTCAACTGCTGGCAGAGCAGTCAGCCCAGCAGTGACTCCAATCCCGAAGAGGATGAGGAGGAGGAACCAGAGGAGGACTCCGATGCAGGGATCTCCGATTGCTGTCAACTGCTGGCGGAGAATTCCCCCAACTCCATGAGCAAACGCCGCCGAACTGCTCCCCTGTTCACCAGATACATCAGCGCCAACCAAAACtccgatgatgatgatgatgaagaGCCGGAGCTGCTGGCGTGTCCTTGGTATCAGCCCAGGATTACGGCCAAGGCGGCCATGGAGCACCTGCAGCAGGCCACACCTGGCAGCTTTCTACTGCGCCGCAGCACTCCACGACATTTCGAACTGGTCCTGCGTTTGGAGAGGAGCAATAAGGTCAAGACCTATCCCGTGCAGTCCACCCGGAACCAGATGTACCGCCTGAAAGGAGCCAAGAAGCAGTTCACCAGTCTAAAAGCCCTGATCACGCACCATTCCGTGATGGCCGAACAACTGCCATTAACTTTGGATCTTCCCAGGGAGCGTCATGTGGTGAAACCCTCATCGGTGCGCTATGCAGATGACTTTGAGCCACTGGAATCGCTGCAGCTACTCGGCATCCTGAAGAGTCTGCAGGCCAAAAGCATCGAGatatagaaaataattattacGAGGGGTTTCATGGGGCGGGCTAAATAATATCGAACTGCAAAGGGAACGATAGGTGAAATTAATTAGGAATTTGTTTGTTCTATGCATAAGTACTTGTGATATAGTTTACGTACTGGCGGGCTGAGCAACCCTCGAATTTAGTTAAGACTACCAACTAATTGAATTATTTTGTATCCGACATAGGGCTAAGTTTTCTATTGTGAAagtgaaatatgaataaaaatcGAACAATGGCATTCAGCAAAAACGCAACCCTCGAGAGTTTAATGTGACCACGCCCCGCAATCGATGCGTTTCCTGTTTTCCCCCGACCCATGAGCCCCCGAACCTCAGGAGTCCTCCATGGAGGGTTGGCCAGAGAACGCTTCACTTACATGTGATTAGCAATTCGAGTGGCCCTCGTTAATTTTTCAAGTGCGGCTCGTGGAGCCCTCGAATCAATTCGCACGGCAACATGTTGCGGGCAACATTTCGGTGGCATGAATAATTACACCCGCTGTATTAGTTAAAACATTCAGGGGGGAATACATTCTGCATTGTCAAGTGTTGTCATCGCAcgcaaattaataacttataACACTTTTTAGGAGGATTAACAGATTTAAACTTGACATTTTAGCCATCCATTAGAATAAATGGAAATAAAAGAGATTACGAAGTTAAATAAAGTAATAGGATAAGATCAATTTAATAGAAAAACTTTATATAGCTATGTTAAGGCAACGTTCAAGCTTTGTGCGCCTACAAGTATgctttaaacatttatttattgtttgaaTTTTACATTCCATTGACATTGTGTAACCTTTTTTTACACTTCATTTCTACATTTTACAAGCacataaaagtatgcaatgattTATACAACATCCTAAACCGGAAAGTAAGGATAAACCCACCGAAACATAAAGAAATGTGATATAAAGCGTAATTATCAAGggcttaataaaaatattccaCTACATTCCCAATATTCCCCAATGTCAACAATATCGCTAAATCATTTCCTGTTTAGCCAGTGTGAAAAACGACCTTTTTATGGCCTATGATTGATATAGGATATTATTTGCTTTCACCAAATAAAGGCCATAACTCACAGATGGCCAACAATTGGCAGGCAAgtgcataaaatatttaaatataaactaCAAATATTCGCACTGACATCGGCCGGACAAAAGCCGGACGAACTTTAACCCCCGAGGCCGTGGAAACAAAAGGCCATTAACAATAACGAGCCCTGGGAAAAAACATTGGCAAACAAATTACAAATAAATGGAAGCGCTGACAGCATTAATAACGTTACATCATTAATAAGCGAATCGAAATGAATACAATAactgaaaatggaaaatgtaataattatgacaataaattaagtgatggCGATGGGTTGGTTTcttttagttatttatttattaaactgACGCCAGTGCTTTCCGATTTAAATCGAAGTCACCCAATCATTAATTGCCTGCCAATCAGAGCGACCGCAAAATGGGAATATTTCAATGAAATTGTCTTCGGAATTACCAGAGCAAACATAAATGGAAATACCATTGACAACTGGATTGCTGGGGAACGAGAGTAATACTGTTCTCTATACACAACGAGGACTCTGGACTGGCAATATATCTACAATGGTTCACATCAGATTATAGTTTCCGATAAACGGAACATGATGGCATTACATCAAAGCTCTGGCGAGAAATCCTTCCAAATTTCAAGCGTTCTCATCCTTTTGGGTCTGCAACTCCTTTTGGTTCTCAACACTTGGACGTAATGGAATtcaaattgaaattcaaaagGGAGCCGGAAGTGTGTGTCCAGGCATATGTGGGAATAAACATTCAGCATTCTCGCTAATGAAGTGCTTTCATCTGCAATGTATgctgagttttttttttttgcccctTTCACTTGAACTGTTTGCATAATTTTTGCACGAGTTTGTTTAGCTTTTCAATGCTGACAGGCTGAAAAGGCAACAAAACCGAGAGTGTCGCCCTGcaaatttcattttcatttgtgtaTGCCTCACTAATTACGAAACGGTTTCAATAATTTCAGAGAAAGCATCTAAAATTCTCCCTTGGGAAAAAGcaaacacaaacaaagggTCATGCGGAtggtaaattaattaaatgtaaattagAAAGTGGTCGATTTATGATATTAAAATGGTGAATGGGaaacataaaaaatgaatGGAATAAATCCTGATTTTATTATGTGCTAATGTTTTTTGACATCACAAAATCAATGGCTATTAataagaatttaattaattagtaATACTAAATCGGGTTACATGATTAAAAGCAGAAGAAAAAAtttctattaaaatattaacaaagGAAAGTAGGAGTAATTAAACTGCTTAAGCTCTAATAAACCAGATATTTAACATATTGTTTATCTATGAATCGTTTTATGAGCTCATTTTCTTGTTAgcttgtttattttatagcTCAATATGAATTTCTTTGATCCTGAAAATTTGTTTATGGCTCGGTGGGTTCTCATTAAACCACTATACAATTTCAGAATCTATCTGACGACTCACCTCATACCCTTTTACAACCTGACCCCACCACAGCTAATTACAAGAACAGCTCTTCTATTTGAATACCCCCAGCCACGGCTGTCCATGTCCTGGGAAAATCAATAA
Encoded here:
- the LOC119555056 gene encoding uncharacterized protein LOC119555056 isoform X2; its protein translation is MGRLFQYNRFGATDNINKNISKKDTQHKNKMLRNAIKCPGYSDIYGQYNKDSAFEKCGQWSNKLQFSAAGDMDKQEPIQSRTHKVYDSMKNFLHRKLFAQPSQKEQTLNEEATSDYDEDLLESSYHADAEEEEEERDADCSCSSTGESTTSSSPTTPKRSPQKSLLSLNCWQSSQPSSDSNPEEDEEEEPEEDSDAGISDCCQLLAENSPNSMSKRRRTAPLFTRYISANQNSDDDDDEEPELLACPWYQPRITAKAAMEHLQQATPGSFLLRRSTPRHFELVLRLERSNKVKTYPVQSTRNQMYRLKGAKKQFTSLKALITHHSVMAEQLPLTLDLPRERHVVKPSSVRYADDFEPLESLQLLGILKSLQAKSIEI
- the LOC119555056 gene encoding uncharacterized protein LOC119555056 isoform X1, yielding MGRLFQYNRFGATDNINKNISKKDTQHKNKMLRNAIKCPGYSDIYGQYNKDSAFEKCGQWSNKLQFSAAGDMDKQEPIQSRTHKVYDSMKNFLHRKLFAQPSQKEQTLNEEATSDYDEQDLLESSYHADAEEEEEERDADCSCSSTGESTTSSSPTTPKRSPQKSLLSLNCWQSSQPSSDSNPEEDEEEEPEEDSDAGISDCCQLLAENSPNSMSKRRRTAPLFTRYISANQNSDDDDDEEPELLACPWYQPRITAKAAMEHLQQATPGSFLLRRSTPRHFELVLRLERSNKVKTYPVQSTRNQMYRLKGAKKQFTSLKALITHHSVMAEQLPLTLDLPRERHVVKPSSVRYADDFEPLESLQLLGILKSLQAKSIEI